The following coding sequences are from one Methanococcoides orientis window:
- the budA gene encoding acetolactate decarboxylase — MKKPFQLFICLLLVSGMLALSGCVDDAPATSNTPDTPNINQSELHNDVLYQVSTIDALLEGLYDGQLSMGELKEQGDLGLGTFDALDGEMIVIDGEVYQMKTDGYAYSVDDSVTTPFAAVTYFETDEAIVLNGPSNSSEVALLVGESLPSKNLMYAIRIDGTFEHMKVRSVPAQEEPYPLLVDVIAVEQAVFELEDVEGSIVGFWLPYYVEGINVPGYHFHFIDTDREKGGHVLDYTILNGTVYIDQTAGFELSLPESAEFMDVDLLRDKGDELHTVEKDDQ; from the coding sequence GAAAAAGCCATTTCAATTATTTATTTGTTTATTGCTTGTATCCGGAATGTTAGCTTTATCCGGCTGTGTTGATGATGCTCCGGCTACATCGAATACTCCAGACACTCCGAATATTAACCAAAGCGAATTGCATAATGATGTCCTTTATCAGGTATCGACCATTGATGCCTTGCTTGAAGGTTTATATGATGGGCAGTTGAGCATGGGTGAACTGAAAGAACAAGGGGACCTTGGTCTTGGAACATTCGACGCTTTAGATGGAGAGATGATCGTTATTGATGGTGAGGTCTACCAGATGAAGACCGATGGCTATGCTTATTCTGTGGATGATTCGGTCACTACGCCCTTTGCCGCTGTAACTTATTTTGAGACGGATGAGGCCATCGTACTGAATGGTCCCTCCAACTCTTCTGAAGTTGCTTTATTGGTAGGTGAATCACTTCCTTCAAAGAACCTGATGTACGCCATCCGAATTGACGGCACTTTTGAGCATATGAAAGTCCGCAGTGTTCCTGCCCAGGAAGAGCCATATCCTCTGCTGGTCGATGTGATTGCTGTAGAACAAGCTGTATTCGAGCTTGAGGATGTTGAGGGTAGCATTGTAGGTTTCTGGCTGCCTTATTATGTTGAAGGTATAAATGTGCCGGGTTACCATTTCCATTTCATTGACACTGACCGGGAAAAAGGTGGGCATGTACTTGATTATACTATTCTTAATGGGACTGTCTATATCGACCAGACTGCAGGGTTTGAACTGTCACTTCCGGAATCAGCTGAGTTTATGGATGTGGACCTTTTACGCGATAAAGGGGATGAGCTGCACACTGTGGAAAAAGATGATCAATGA
- a CDS encoding ATP-binding protein, whose product MVKIAVTGKGGVGKTTLSGTLARLLARDGYEVLAIDADSDMNLASSLGIAEPPRPLTEYKEIIDERAGEVGGMFKYNPKVDDIVDKFGVIGPDGVRMLVMGTVERGGSGCMCPASAFLRALLRHVVLKDSSALIMDMEAGIEHLGRGTTRGIDLMIIVVEPGMRSIETAGRIKELAGGIGVKNLAAVVNKGTSADVKPKLAELGIPVLGEIPFSPDLMNADFEGKSPIDAGSESIASFVEIKEKMLEMIANFSKDEEN is encoded by the coding sequence ATGGTAAAAATCGCGGTTACAGGTAAAGGGGGTGTTGGCAAGACAACTCTATCCGGAACTCTGGCGAGGCTGCTTGCCAGAGACGGTTACGAGGTACTTGCCATTGACGCTGATTCGGATATGAACCTTGCATCTTCACTGGGTATAGCTGAACCACCACGTCCGCTCACGGAGTACAAGGAGATTATCGACGAGCGTGCCGGTGAGGTTGGTGGCATGTTCAAGTACAATCCAAAAGTGGACGATATTGTGGACAAGTTCGGCGTAATCGGTCCCGATGGCGTCAGGATGCTGGTAATGGGTACAGTAGAGCGTGGGGGAAGCGGTTGTATGTGTCCTGCATCTGCATTTTTGAGAGCACTGCTTCGCCATGTTGTATTGAAGGATAGCAGTGCACTGATCATGGACATGGAAGCTGGTATAGAGCACCTTGGTCGCGGAACGACACGCGGTATCGATCTAATGATCATCGTGGTGGAGCCCGGCATGCGGTCCATTGAGACTGCCGGAAGGATCAAGGAACTTGCAGGAGGTATCGGTGTGAAGAACCTTGCTGCGGTTGTCAACAAAGGAACTTCTGCTGATGTCAAGCCAAAACTTGCTGAGCTCGGAATTCCTGTCCTTGGCGAGATTCCGTTCTCTCCTGACCTTATGAATGCTGATTTTGAAGGCAAGTCTCCAATTGATGCAGGCAGCGAGAGCATTGCTTCCTTTGTGGAAATTAAGGAAAAGATGCTTGAAATGATCGCAAACTTCAGCAAGGATGAAGAGAACTGA
- a CDS encoding cation diffusion facilitator family transporter, protein MDERSKKIQQILVIILVLNLIVAFAKIIYGTFTDTLSMKSDGYHSLFDGISNIVGIVAIFVAAKPPDRTHPYGHQKFETLASIVIAVLIIFVGFEIIHNSISRFTSDIQPTVTGLSFIVMISTMAVNLMVTEYERRKGESLNSEILLADSIHTRSDIFVSLSVLVALVAIEAGYPIIDPLISLIIAAVIVRAGIKIIMTSSNTLCDAAQLEEEVICSLAYEIDGVRDCHKIRTRGCKGDIHIDLHIMVLPEMTVSEAHAISHRVMDYLKEELEGVTEVLVHIDPFKEKK, encoded by the coding sequence ATGGATGAACGTTCGAAGAAGATACAGCAGATACTGGTAATTATATTAGTCCTGAATCTGATAGTAGCTTTTGCAAAGATAATCTATGGTACATTCACTGACACGCTCAGCATGAAATCCGATGGTTACCATTCCCTTTTTGACGGGATATCGAACATCGTCGGAATCGTTGCTATTTTTGTTGCAGCAAAACCTCCTGACAGGACACATCCTTACGGACACCAGAAGTTCGAAACCCTTGCGTCTATCGTCATTGCAGTGCTGATAATCTTCGTCGGGTTCGAGATAATCCATAATTCCATATCAAGGTTCACATCAGACATACAACCCACAGTAACCGGCCTGAGCTTTATTGTCATGATAAGCACAATGGCTGTTAATCTGATGGTAACCGAATATGAAAGGAGAAAAGGCGAATCACTTAACAGCGAAATACTGCTGGCCGATTCCATCCACACCAGAAGTGACATATTCGTTTCACTATCAGTACTCGTAGCACTTGTAGCAATAGAAGCAGGCTATCCGATAATCGACCCACTTATATCACTGATAATAGCAGCCGTTATCGTCAGGGCCGGTATCAAAATAATAATGACAAGTTCCAATACATTATGTGACGCAGCCCAGCTTGAAGAAGAAGTGATCTGTTCACTTGCCTATGAGATAGACGGAGTTCGTGATTGCCACAAGATCAGGACCAGAGGGTGTAAAGGCGATATACATATCGACCTTCACATCATGGTATTACCTGAAATGACCGTTTCCGAAGCTCATGCGATCTCACATCGGGTCATGGACTATCTTAAAGAAGAACTGGAAGGTGTAACCGAAGTATTGGTTCACATCGACCCATTTAAGGAAAAAAAATAA
- the aroC gene encoding chorismate synthase, which produces MPGNTFGHSFRITTWGESHGKALGVVVDGVPAGLPLEPQMIQKELDRRRPGQSQVSTPRSETDSVEILSGIFEGKTTGTPISMMVWNKDARSSSYDNIKNLARPGHADYPYMKKYGIRDYRGGGRSSARETIGRVAAGAIAKQILAKYGIEIIAHVISLGTVCARPMPLDAIREDLEKTPVRCADLEAAAKMLKEVEAAREEHDSIGGVVEIIATGVPAGIGEPVFDKLDADIAKAMMSIGAVKAVEIGAGYEASQMKGSQMNDPFVMEDAMVETKTNNAGGILGGLSTGMPIVCRTSVKPTPSISQPQQTVDMKEMKDTEINIQGRHDPTIPPRMVPVAEAMMALVIVDHMIRSGHIHPNSMLK; this is translated from the coding sequence ATGCCCGGAAACACCTTTGGACACTCATTCAGGATCACAACCTGGGGAGAATCACATGGAAAAGCATTGGGAGTCGTTGTAGACGGAGTTCCCGCAGGACTTCCCCTTGAGCCGCAGATGATCCAGAAAGAACTGGACAGGCGACGCCCCGGACAGAGCCAGGTATCCACCCCGCGCTCCGAAACGGATAGCGTTGAGATACTTTCAGGTATTTTCGAAGGCAAGACTACCGGCACACCAATTTCCATGATGGTATGGAACAAGGATGCAAGATCAAGTTCTTACGACAATATCAAAAACCTTGCAAGGCCGGGACATGCTGATTACCCATACATGAAAAAGTACGGCATTCGCGACTACCGTGGTGGCGGACGTTCATCGGCTCGTGAGACCATTGGCAGAGTAGCCGCCGGTGCTATCGCAAAACAAATACTTGCAAAATACGGGATAGAGATAATTGCCCACGTCATATCACTTGGCACAGTATGTGCAAGACCAATGCCCCTGGATGCTATCAGGGAAGACCTGGAAAAGACACCTGTAAGGTGTGCAGACCTGGAAGCTGCAGCGAAGATGCTAAAAGAGGTCGAAGCAGCAAGAGAAGAGCATGACAGCATTGGAGGCGTGGTTGAGATCATTGCAACCGGCGTTCCGGCAGGCATAGGTGAGCCGGTCTTTGACAAGCTGGATGCCGATATTGCAAAAGCCATGATGAGCATCGGTGCGGTCAAAGCTGTTGAGATAGGTGCAGGCTATGAAGCCTCACAGATGAAAGGTAGCCAGATGAACGATCCTTTTGTCATGGAAGATGCAATGGTAGAGACTAAGACCAACAATGCAGGCGGAATCCTCGGTGGATTATCGACGGGAATGCCAATTGTCTGTCGCACTAGTGTCAAACCAACACCATCCATTTCACAGCCGCAGCAAACCGTGGACATGAAAGAAATGAAGGACACTGAGATCAACATCCAGGGACGACATGATCCGACGATTCCACCAAGAATGGTACCTGTTGCAGAAGCCATGATGGCACTGGTTATCGTTGACCATATGATCAGAAGTGGTCACATTCATCCAAATTCGATGTTGAAGTGA
- a CDS encoding PRC-barrel domain-containing protein, whose protein sequence is MAKPKMLSVETIARDPIKDAEGKEIGNFVDFMIDLEQNCIPYVIVSLKSRDGYVGIPWGVFKLGEKHSFILDVASSTLENAPGFSEDKWPDISTREYEEKIYKHFGCPLCVSC, encoded by the coding sequence ATGGCAAAACCTAAGATGTTATCTGTAGAGACCATAGCCAGAGATCCTATTAAGGATGCAGAAGGAAAAGAAATTGGGAATTTCGTAGACTTTATGATAGACCTGGAACAAAATTGTATTCCATACGTCATTGTGTCGCTTAAAAGTAGAGATGGATACGTTGGTATTCCCTGGGGAGTTTTCAAATTAGGGGAAAAGCACAGTTTTATTCTGGATGTTGCTAGTTCCACACTGGAGAATGCACCGGGTTTTTCAGAAGATAAATGGCCTGATATATCTACTCGCGAATACGAAGAAAAGATCTACAAGCACTTTGGCTGTCCGTTGTGTGTGAGCTGCTAA
- a CDS encoding cupin domain-containing protein has translation MKRTEYSQVEPFITKDGSTIRELMHPNIGGSQKQSLAEAIVPVGCKTLEHQHHESEEIYHITTGSGLMTLGNEVFGVGVGDTIMIDPGVAHKIENTGAEDMKILCCCSPAYSHEDTELLE, from the coding sequence ATGAAGAGAACTGAGTACTCACAGGTCGAACCATTCATCACAAAGGATGGCTCGACAATACGTGAATTGATGCATCCAAATATCGGTGGCAGCCAAAAGCAGAGCCTTGCAGAGGCAATCGTTCCTGTGGGATGCAAGACGCTTGAACACCAACACCACGAATCTGAGGAGATCTACCATATAACAACTGGAAGCGGTCTCATGACTCTGGGAAATGAGGTGTTCGGGGTTGGTGTCGGTGACACCATAATGATCGATCCGGGTGTTGCTCACAAGATCGAAAATACCGGAGCTGAGGATATGAAGATCCTGTGTTGCTGCTCCCCGGCTTATTCTCATGAGGATACTGAACTGCTGGAATAA
- a CDS encoding tripartite tricarboxylate transporter permease, which translates to MPSDITIPMLLLSVLIGYVLGIFSGLVPGIHTNNFALMLVALSPMLMDSGILPTYIATAILANSLSHTFHDIIPAVYLGAPNDDMALAVLPGHRLLLEGFGSEAISLSALGSAGSVAFSLIIAVPLAFAFSKIYPTLQNYLGLLLLLISISLILSEKGEYIINQGSFVKYKYKAYALILFVLTGFLGLFAFRMEASMHPLIDFGAPSILLPLLSGLFGASQLLISLLSGSHIPPQRYSRIELPAKRIVRGVITGSAAGSIVAWLPGISSSIAAVLARLFIKSDFDRKKDSKDRDNEYEDEDACEGYYRYDDDEFYRDETMESSKEFIVSVSGVNTANAIFGLFALAVIGKTRSGAMVAVDELLDAASLTAQDLILFLLVIATTALLSYISTIAIGNNIHRLLAKLDYSMICITVLLGLALMSLLFTGFFGLLIFVIAIPLGMSASFMKIRKSHAMGVILLPVILYFL; encoded by the coding sequence ATGCCCTCAGACATTACCATCCCGATGTTGCTACTGTCGGTGCTCATCGGATATGTACTCGGTATATTCTCAGGACTTGTCCCGGGAATACACACGAACAACTTTGCCCTGATGTTGGTAGCACTCTCCCCCATGCTTATGGACAGCGGAATCCTGCCAACATACATAGCCACAGCAATCCTGGCAAACTCCCTGTCACATACATTTCATGACATTATACCCGCTGTATATCTTGGAGCACCAAATGACGATATGGCGCTGGCAGTACTTCCCGGACACAGGTTGCTGCTCGAAGGTTTCGGCTCGGAGGCCATAAGCCTCTCAGCGCTGGGAAGCGCAGGTTCAGTAGCATTCTCATTAATCATTGCAGTTCCCCTTGCATTTGCTTTCAGCAAGATCTACCCGACACTACAGAACTACCTTGGATTGCTCCTCCTGCTCATATCCATAAGCCTTATACTGAGCGAGAAAGGTGAATACATCATCAACCAGGGCTCCTTTGTAAAATACAAGTACAAAGCATACGCACTCATCCTCTTCGTTCTGACCGGATTCCTTGGCCTGTTCGCATTCCGGATGGAAGCCTCAATGCATCCACTGATCGACTTCGGAGCTCCATCAATACTTCTCCCGCTTCTCAGCGGACTTTTTGGTGCATCCCAGTTGCTCATAAGCCTGTTGTCAGGCTCACACATCCCACCCCAGAGATATTCAAGGATCGAGCTGCCTGCAAAAAGAATTGTTCGGGGAGTGATCACCGGCAGTGCAGCCGGTTCCATCGTTGCGTGGTTACCAGGAATATCTTCATCCATTGCAGCAGTACTTGCAAGACTGTTCATCAAAAGCGATTTTGACAGGAAAAAGGACAGTAAGGATAGGGATAACGAGTATGAGGATGAAGATGCCTGTGAAGGATACTACCGATATGACGATGATGAGTTCTACCGGGATGAGACCATGGAAAGCTCAAAGGAATTCATCGTTTCGGTTTCCGGCGTCAACACTGCCAATGCGATCTTCGGTCTGTTCGCCCTCGCAGTGATAGGTAAAACAAGAAGCGGAGCAATGGTTGCCGTAGACGAGCTTCTGGATGCTGCCAGCCTGACCGCCCAGGACCTCATCCTGTTCCTGCTGGTCATCGCCACCACAGCACTATTGTCATACATCTCAACAATAGCCATCGGAAACAACATTCACAGATTGCTTGCAAAACTCGATTATTCAATGATCTGCATCACCGTGCTTCTGGGTCTCGCACTGATGAGCCTGCTGTTCACCGGCTTCTTTGGTCTGCTCATCTTTGTGATCGCGATCCCCCTTGGCATGTCTGCCTCATTCATGAAGATCAGGAAGTCGCATGCGATGGGAGTGATACTGTTGCCGGTGATCTTGTACTTTTTGTGA
- a CDS encoding 4Fe-4S binding protein: MRSTGNIISRLQNSEKVERFRLSLQLIGLAIFIYFGSQSTFYVVLLSVPIALLFGPVYCGWMCPRGMFQNIIGSMGKKVLGKRYNTLVPKRFHGSLLYFRYVVLLFLVTAVLLHEFQFINDSIMESVVVDGLLLIMSVSILLSFFVDRAACRYFCKEGATASLTNLVKIRKISRDNSLCNSCGICDSVCPMWIDVSKKDVVRDTACISCMKCVQKCPVDALKIE, from the coding sequence TTGAGATCCACAGGAAATATCATATCAAGGTTGCAGAATTCAGAAAAGGTTGAGAGGTTCAGGCTGAGCCTTCAGCTTATTGGTCTTGCGATCTTCATCTATTTTGGTTCGCAGTCAACATTCTATGTTGTTCTCCTATCCGTTCCTATTGCTCTGCTATTCGGTCCGGTCTATTGTGGCTGGATGTGCCCAAGGGGCATGTTCCAGAACATCATCGGCTCCATGGGGAAAAAGGTCCTTGGTAAAAGATACAACACTTTGGTCCCGAAAAGGTTCCATGGTTCGCTTTTATATTTCCGATATGTAGTATTGCTTTTCCTGGTGACTGCGGTGTTGCTGCATGAATTTCAGTTCATTAATGATTCCATAATGGAATCTGTGGTTGTAGATGGTCTGCTACTGATCATGTCGGTTTCGATACTTCTTTCTTTTTTTGTGGACAGGGCCGCATGCAGGTATTTCTGCAAAGAAGGCGCAACAGCTTCATTAACGAACCTTGTCAAGATCAGGAAGATCAGTCGTGATAACTCTCTCTGTAATTCATGCGGGATATGTGATAGTGTGTGTCCGATGTGGATCGATGTTTCAAAAAAAGATGTTGTCAGGGATACTGCCTGCATCAGTTGCATGAAGTGTGTTCAAAAATGTCCTGTGGATGCGCTTAAAATTGAATAA
- a CDS encoding YbhB/YbcL family Raf kinase inhibitor-like protein yields MRTFMNIVALAAIILIIAISGCTTTDTEPEPIPDIIENDIENSFTISTSAFENNGEIPSRYTCEGDNINPELIPGILPEDAKSLVLIVDDPDAPRGTFTHWIIWNIEPGSIINEDTIPGVQGLNDFKTTDYAGPCPPSGTHRYFFRIYALDTMLDLESGSTRPTLEQAMQDHIIAEAELMGTYSREY; encoded by the coding sequence ATGCGTACATTTATGAATATCGTTGCATTAGCTGCAATAATACTGATCATAGCAATATCAGGCTGTACAACCACAGATACTGAACCGGAACCGATACCCGATATCATTGAGAACGATATCGAGAATTCATTCACAATCTCTACCAGCGCCTTTGAGAACAACGGAGAGATCCCCTCACGCTACACCTGCGAAGGGGATAATATAAATCCGGAACTTATTCCCGGCATCCTGCCTGAAGATGCCAAAAGCCTTGTGCTGATAGTTGATGATCCCGATGCTCCGAGAGGGACATTCACTCACTGGATAATATGGAACATTGAACCGGGGTCGATCATCAACGAGGACACAATTCCAGGAGTACAGGGACTTAACGACTTTAAGACCACGGACTATGCCGGACCATGCCCACCTTCAGGAACACACAGGTACTTTTTCAGGATCTATGCACTTGACACCATGCTTGACCTGGAATCAGGTTCCACAAGACCAACTCTGGAACAGGCAATGCAGGATCATATCATTGCAGAAGCTGAGCTAATGGGAACTTACTCCAGAGAATACTGA
- a CDS encoding LL-diaminopimelate aminotransferase, producing MYADRINALPPYLFATIDEAKAAQKAKGVDVIDLGVGDPDQPTPSHIVDSMCDAVKDPATHRYPSYTGMMEFREAVADWCKESRGLELDAATETLTLIGSKEGVAHIPLAFINPGDVALVPDPAYPVYKIGTQFAGGEAHIMPLLEENGFLPDLEAIPKDKLARAKLMFLNYPNNPTSATADVKFFEEVVEFAKENDVVVVHDNAYSEMVYDDYKAPSFLSVDGAMDVGMELYSMSKTYNMTGWRLAFAVGNKDLITGFGKAKSNIDSGAFDAIQRAGITALSSSQQCVADMNTMYEERRDVLLKGLRGIGLDAKAPKATFYMWVPVPDGYDSIGFSKLLLEEAGIVATPGVGFGEYGEGYVRFALTQSADRLEEAVGRMEKLTI from the coding sequence ATGTACGCAGACAGAATCAACGCATTACCTCCTTATTTATTTGCAACTATCGATGAAGCAAAGGCAGCACAGAAAGCAAAAGGTGTCGATGTTATCGACCTCGGAGTGGGCGACCCTGACCAGCCAACCCCATCCCACATTGTCGATTCAATGTGTGATGCAGTAAAAGATCCTGCAACCCACAGGTATCCTTCATACACCGGTATGATGGAGTTCAGGGAAGCAGTGGCAGACTGGTGCAAGGAATCCCGCGGCCTTGAGCTTGATGCTGCAACAGAGACCCTCACACTTATCGGTTCAAAGGAAGGTGTTGCACACATTCCTCTTGCATTCATCAACCCTGGTGATGTGGCACTTGTCCCTGATCCTGCATACCCTGTTTACAAGATCGGAACACAGTTCGCAGGCGGTGAAGCACACATCATGCCTCTCCTTGAGGAGAATGGTTTCCTTCCTGACCTTGAGGCAATTCCTAAGGACAAACTTGCAAGGGCTAAGCTCATGTTCCTGAACTACCCGAACAACCCAACATCTGCAACTGCTGATGTCAAGTTCTTTGAAGAGGTCGTGGAATTCGCGAAAGAGAACGATGTTGTTGTAGTTCACGACAATGCTTACTCTGAGATGGTCTATGATGATTACAAGGCACCAAGCTTCCTTAGCGTAGATGGTGCAATGGATGTGGGAATGGAACTTTATTCCATGTCCAAGACCTACAACATGACTGGCTGGAGACTTGCATTCGCTGTTGGTAACAAGGACCTCATCACAGGATTTGGAAAGGCTAAGTCCAATATCGATTCAGGTGCATTCGATGCTATCCAGAGGGCAGGCATCACAGCACTCTCAAGCTCACAGCAGTGTGTCGCAGATATGAACACTATGTATGAGGAGAGACGCGATGTACTCCTTAAAGGCTTAAGGGGCATTGGTCTTGATGCAAAGGCACCAAAGGCAACATTCTACATGTGGGTACCAGTGCCTGATGGGTATGATTCCATCGGATTCTCCAAGCTCTTGCTCGAGGAAGCAGGAATTGTAGCAACACCTGGTGTCGGCTTTGGTGAATACGGGGAAGGCTATGTGAGATTTGCTCTTACACAGTCCGCTGACCGCCTCGAAGAAGCTGTTGGAAGAATGGAAAAACTGACCATTTAA
- a CDS encoding metal-sulfur cluster assembly factor yields the protein MVTKEDVMEVLKSCYDPEIPINIVDLGLIYNVDVEDEEVHIKMTLTTPGCPMGAMILDNVRQKVESIDGIKKAEVELVWEPPWTPDRISKK from the coding sequence ATGGTCACTAAAGAAGACGTAATGGAAGTTCTTAAGAGCTGCTATGATCCAGAGATTCCGATCAATATCGTGGACCTTGGGCTGATTTACAACGTAGATGTTGAAGACGAGGAAGTCCATATCAAAATGACCCTGACAACACCCGGCTGCCCGATGGGTGCAATGATCCTGGATAATGTCAGGCAGAAGGTTGAATCGATTGACGGTATAAAGAAGGCAGAAGTCGAATTAGTATGGGAACCTCCATGGACACCTGATCGGATATCAAAAAAGTGA
- a CDS encoding DUF6141 family protein, whose amino-acid sequence MLNNSPTFREVQKFRQFWVTSLVLIPAVMALYGAYQQLVLGHPFGSNPASDTTMIFLTIIFGFLFPVFIFSMKLVTEVRSDGVYVRFFPFHLSFKKFGYTDIASYKAVHYSALRDYGGWGIRYGKNGKAYNISGNDGVMLEFTNGKHLLIGSQKVHEFLMALDQSARTA is encoded by the coding sequence ATGCTTAACAACAGTCCTACATTCAGGGAAGTACAGAAGTTCAGGCAATTCTGGGTAACCTCGCTGGTACTTATCCCCGCAGTTATGGCACTCTATGGGGCTTACCAGCAACTGGTACTTGGTCATCCCTTTGGCAGTAATCCTGCATCGGATACCACCATGATCTTTCTGACTATCATCTTTGGTTTCCTGTTCCCTGTATTCATATTCTCCATGAAGCTGGTGACTGAAGTGCGCAGCGATGGTGTTTATGTTCGTTTCTTCCCATTCCACCTGTCATTCAAAAAATTTGGCTACACCGACATTGCCAGCTATAAAGCAGTTCATTACAGTGCACTTCGGGATTATGGTGGCTGGGGCATACGCTATGGAAAAAATGGTAAAGCTTACAACATAAGCGGTAACGATGGCGTCATGCTCGAGTTCACTAACGGGAAACACTTGCTCATTGGTTCACAAAAGGTCCATGAGTTCCTGATGGCATTGGACCAAAGTGCCAGAACTGCCTGA
- a CDS encoding class II SORL domain-containing protein, whose protein sequence is MKFLIFGDLVKGKDIEAESAMKEKHVPTIEILEGHGGTDADLVRVIVGKETAHPNTVEHHIAWVELYGKKDGGEVVNLGRVNFSPGNTKPDCWFKLENIGEYRGFCALGYCNIHGLWENCVEV, encoded by the coding sequence GTGAAATTTTTGATTTTTGGAGATTTAGTCAAAGGAAAGGACATTGAAGCAGAAAGCGCAATGAAGGAGAAACATGTACCTACAATCGAGATCCTTGAAGGTCATGGGGGAACAGATGCAGACCTTGTTCGAGTGATCGTAGGTAAAGAGACCGCACATCCAAACACCGTTGAACATCACATTGCATGGGTAGAGCTTTATGGCAAGAAAGATGGCGGCGAAGTCGTTAACCTCGGAAGAGTCAACTTCAGCCCGGGAAACACAAAACCTGACTGCTGGTTCAAGCTTGAGAACATTGGTGAATACAGGGGATTCTGTGCTCTTGGATATTGTAACATCCACGGCCTGTGGGAAAATTGTGTTGAAGTATGA